From a region of the Bdellovibrio bacteriovorus genome:
- the mpl gene encoding UDP-N-acetylmuramate:L-alanyl-gamma-D-glutamyl-meso-diaminopimelate ligase has protein sequence MNLKSGSHIHLMGICGTAMASLAGLLKDRGFKITGSDLNPYPPMSTQLESLGINIMKGYKAENLHPKPDFVIVGNVISASNEEAQELMKLQIPYTSLPKAMGEFIIGDRESVVISGTHGKTTTTSMMSWVAENAGVKPGFLIGGIPKNFSQSFKNPEGNFFVIEGDEYDTAFFDKVPKFVHYKPKHVILTSVEFDHADIYKDLQAVKDSFARLMTLIPENGTLLACAEDANVMELRKLAKCKNSFTYGFGENADFRAKVLFHNEKGIGFEVHHKGEILGPYAMQITGDYNILNATAVVAMSKCLGFSENRIQIALESFEGVKRRQEILGEPGGVLVIEDFAHHPTAVRETVKGIQKKYPNRKVFSVFEPRSATSRRKVFQKDYVEAFKGSHEVMLAKAFDQSKIDEENRFSSHELVEDLRKSGVTAADFDNADQIVAALKARAKKGDVILIMSNGGFDGIYGKLMSALS, from the coding sequence ATGAACTTAAAATCAGGCAGCCACATTCACCTTATGGGGATCTGCGGAACGGCGATGGCATCTTTAGCAGGTCTTTTGAAAGATCGCGGATTTAAAATCACTGGCAGTGATTTGAATCCCTATCCTCCGATGTCCACGCAGTTAGAAAGCCTCGGCATCAATATTATGAAGGGATATAAGGCTGAAAATCTTCACCCGAAGCCGGATTTTGTTATTGTCGGTAATGTGATTTCTGCGAGCAACGAAGAAGCGCAAGAGTTGATGAAGTTGCAAATTCCCTACACATCTTTACCGAAAGCGATGGGTGAATTTATTATCGGAGACCGTGAAAGTGTAGTGATCTCGGGGACGCACGGTAAAACAACGACGACATCCATGATGTCGTGGGTGGCGGAAAATGCTGGTGTGAAACCAGGCTTTTTGATTGGCGGAATCCCCAAAAACTTTTCTCAGTCATTTAAAAATCCAGAGGGAAATTTCTTCGTTATCGAAGGTGACGAATATGACACGGCTTTCTTTGATAAAGTACCAAAGTTCGTCCACTACAAGCCTAAGCATGTGATTTTAACGTCGGTCGAGTTTGATCACGCGGATATCTACAAAGATTTGCAAGCGGTGAAAGACTCGTTTGCGCGTTTAATGACGCTGATTCCAGAGAACGGAACTCTTTTAGCCTGTGCTGAAGATGCAAATGTTATGGAGCTTCGTAAACTTGCAAAGTGTAAGAACTCTTTCACCTATGGCTTTGGCGAAAATGCTGATTTCCGTGCGAAAGTTCTTTTCCATAATGAAAAAGGCATCGGTTTTGAAGTTCATCACAAGGGTGAAATTTTAGGCCCGTATGCGATGCAAATTACGGGCGATTATAACATCCTCAATGCGACCGCTGTCGTAGCGATGTCGAAGTGCCTTGGTTTTTCTGAAAACCGCATTCAGATTGCTTTAGAGTCCTTTGAGGGTGTGAAACGTCGTCAGGAAATTTTAGGTGAGCCTGGTGGAGTGTTGGTTATCGAAGATTTCGCTCATCATCCGACGGCGGTTCGCGAAACAGTAAAAGGCATTCAAAAGAAATATCCGAACCGCAAAGTCTTTTCGGTGTTTGAGCCGCGCAGCGCGACTTCTCGTCGTAAGGTCTTCCAGAAAGACTATGTAGAGGCTTTCAAAGGTTCTCACGAAGTGATGTTAGCTAAAGCTTTTGATCAGTCTAAAATTGACGAAGAAAATCGTTTTTCTTCTCACGAGCTTGTTGAAGATTTGCGAAAATCCGGAGTGACGGCGGCGGACTTTGATAATGCGGATCAGATTGTTGCGGCCTTAAAAGCCCGTGCTAAAAAAGGTGATGTTATCCTCATCATGAGTAACGGTGGTTTTGATGGCATCTATGGCAAACTGATGAGTGCTTTAAGCTAA